The proteins below are encoded in one region of Bremerella sp. P1:
- a CDS encoding ABC transporter substrate-binding protein gives MTNVRGALAIHLFLFLVILAPLAGCTGGSSEYSEDEIQAAIEEFDYEKGVKGFEPPSLEELDANNTWKDKPVINLLDQLKQQLANYEPPMPPAEAVNLKSENDEQIQEILESVKVLPKSEDEVNWDATWVHHVAGDINSLNPLTMSSTSDFDVAGLTGVGSITSDIDLNAVGNGTFIKSWQVNEDNTVHKFVIRDDLTWSDGKPITAYDWEFTFKLVKHPDMVAFMPAISSGMETVLYLKAYDDYTFCIFHEKSTAVNEWKDEFPVIPKHIYYESIAMDPSMVDSDIHLKLEETPVVGGPYEVISRTRGKNVMLQRREGFYMHDGKQVRDKPFFKNIRMEVITDTNTALLALSAGKIDEMEIPAPKWNTDANTPEFFANNVKVKATEWTEYHITWNCESEFFKDPKVRRAMSYGIDYKELLDRVLDGLFEQANGPFHPTSWMAPEPPLPMFTYDLDKARKLLDEAGWVDSDADGIRDKMIGDKKVPFHFTLMRGQTPTSEKVARVIVTSLNKLGIKVEERATEFTVLQQKAQDHTFDAMLGGWGSGTDPFYTKNIFGTGQTRNYGQYSNKKVDELYEEGMVELDREKRAKIYQEMATIFYEDQPYTWLFYLSSLYGFNKDMRGYEFSARGPFHYTPGMESVWKIKPL, from the coding sequence ATGACAAACGTCCGTGGCGCCCTGGCTATCCATCTCTTCTTGTTCCTCGTGATACTAGCCCCATTGGCTGGTTGTACCGGAGGTTCCTCGGAATACTCGGAAGACGAGATCCAGGCAGCCATCGAAGAGTTCGACTACGAGAAAGGGGTCAAAGGTTTCGAGCCCCCATCGCTGGAAGAACTGGACGCCAATAACACCTGGAAGGACAAACCAGTCATCAACCTGCTCGACCAGCTCAAGCAGCAACTGGCTAACTACGAACCTCCGATGCCTCCGGCGGAAGCCGTCAATCTAAAGTCAGAAAACGACGAGCAGATCCAAGAGATCCTCGAGTCGGTCAAGGTCCTCCCCAAAAGCGAAGACGAAGTCAATTGGGACGCGACGTGGGTGCATCACGTTGCTGGTGATATCAACAGCCTGAACCCACTGACGATGAGTTCCACGTCGGACTTCGACGTCGCCGGACTGACCGGCGTGGGTTCGATTACCTCGGATATCGACCTGAACGCGGTGGGCAACGGAACGTTCATCAAGTCGTGGCAGGTTAATGAAGACAACACGGTCCACAAGTTCGTCATTCGCGACGACCTGACCTGGTCGGATGGCAAGCCGATCACGGCCTACGACTGGGAGTTTACCTTCAAGCTGGTGAAGCACCCCGATATGGTTGCTTTCATGCCGGCCATCTCCAGCGGTATGGAGACGGTCCTCTACCTGAAGGCCTACGACGACTACACATTCTGCATCTTCCACGAGAAGTCCACCGCTGTGAACGAGTGGAAAGATGAGTTTCCGGTCATTCCGAAACACATCTACTACGAATCGATCGCGATGGACCCCAGCATGGTCGATAGCGACATTCACCTGAAGCTGGAAGAGACGCCGGTCGTCGGCGGTCCGTATGAGGTCATCTCGCGAACCCGCGGCAAGAACGTGATGCTTCAGCGTCGTGAAGGCTTCTACATGCACGATGGCAAGCAGGTTCGCGATAAGCCGTTCTTCAAGAACATCCGCATGGAAGTGATTACCGACACCAACACGGCACTGCTCGCGCTGTCGGCAGGCAAGATCGACGAAATGGAGATTCCGGCTCCTAAGTGGAACACCGACGCCAACACGCCAGAGTTCTTTGCCAACAACGTAAAAGTGAAGGCTACCGAGTGGACCGAGTATCACATTACCTGGAACTGCGAGTCCGAGTTCTTTAAGGACCCCAAAGTTCGTCGGGCAATGAGCTATGGCATCGACTACAAGGAACTGCTGGACCGCGTTCTGGATGGCTTGTTCGAGCAAGCCAATGGTCCGTTCCATCCGACCTCGTGGATGGCCCCGGAACCGCCGCTGCCGATGTTTACGTACGATCTCGACAAGGCCCGTAAGCTGTTGGACGAAGCCGGCTGGGTCGATAGCGATGCTGACGGTATTCGCGACAAGATGATCGGTGACAAAAAGGTTCCCTTCCACTTCACCCTGATGCGGGGACAAACGCCCACCTCGGAAAAGGTTGCCCGCGTGATTGTTACCAGCCTGAACAAGCTGGGCATTAAGGTCGAAGAGCGGGCCACCGAGTTCACCGTTCTGCAGCAGAAAGCCCAGGACCACACGTTCGACGCGATGCTGGGCGGTTGGGGTTCTGGTACCGATCCGTTCTACACCAAGAACATCTTCGGCACCGGCCAGACTCGTAACTACGGCCAGTATTCGAACAAGAAGGTCGATGAGCTGTACGAAGAAGGTATGGTCGAACTGGATCGCGAAAAGCGAGCCAAGATCTACCAGGAAATGGCCACGATCTTCTACGAAGACCAGCCGTACACCTGGCTCTTCTACTTGTCGTCGCTATATGGGTTTAACAAGGACATGCGAGGTTACGAATTTAGTGCTCGTGGCCCGTTCCACTATACGCCCGGCATGGAATCGGTTTGGAAGATTAAGCCGCTGTAG
- a CDS encoding DUF7133 domain-containing protein, translating to MSTTPKTPWLLLIAVALLVTGAPSFVHAQATQPQWIWATQHHKDQVPASSCFFRKSINISQMTGGQIMITADDEYELWINGKKIAEDNNWRNRRKYDISNHLTIGDNVFAVQVRNTQGNAAGLLAEITIFGSNNQKVSFPSNSSWKTDLRPFPLWQSTFYSDSRWQRAQEFGPANGTTPWNNGQPQVAANTNNGPPVPPEPSFAEKPRPSQRPIEAKPISTAKKPQATQPEVVSTPPENVPAEESRFRILPGFAIQEVISAEKTGALISMTFNEFGNIIASKEGGDLMLIYDSNDDGVVDAQRVYNDTIKNVQGILPLNGDLFVVGEGSEGTGLYKLSDTDGDGDVEEVATLVTFNGAIGEHGPHGLALGPDGLIYMVAGNDTKLESDVDEKSPHRHFYEGDLVPRFEDPGGHAVGVKAPGGMVLRTDIEGQKVEIVAGGIRNAYDLAFNRNGDLFIHDSDMEWDEGLVWHRPTRLYQVSPGSDFGWRSGWAKWPNYYPDCVPPILETGAGSPTGLVVYDHFKYPAKYQNRLFVTDWANGRISTVSLTPDGAGYVAKSEALLEGKPMNVTDLEVGPDGWVYFTTGGRGTEGGLYRIVYKGDIPEGSDDLGKGIAQAIRHPQPQSAWGRQKIAEIQSDLGDLWNPQIQGVAIAKENPSYYRTRALDLMQLYGPSPTLSMLLELTEDDNAEVCQKAISLLINYPGSEATDRLRELLEHKSSAVRREACETLCEIRGTVNYEELRPLLSAEDRREAYSARRLLENQPVENWIEDALIADSATLFNTGCIAALVSQPSHDIALKIALRAQKRLDDYLSDEEFLSMLRVIQLAIDRGSLNESEVPGLADRLASEFPAADHKMNRELIRTLAHFRVSDITDRYIAHLDSKLPAAERLNLAMHMSFIEEGWTSEQKLKLLGHLESGLKIEGGEGLRGYIETSTKQFVKCLTPEEQYVALTMGHMWPNAALAVLFELPEHPSDQVLAILRMIDEELIGDETTVATRMRKGIVAILAGNGTPENMAYLRKAFDREPERRASIAFGLAQQPEGKNFSYLVKAIPVLEGDFATNVIQKLTQGTQTESDPETLRQLIMLGLRSDDTCKQAVNQLLVKWTGETAASPADPFEKQMQSWQGWFAESYPDLPEAKLVDNKSSNWDLEELLEFLSSDDYHGGDATSGALIFKKAQCAACHRMGGAGEAIGPDLTEVARRFQKKQILESILFPSHVISDQYATKQILTIDGKILSGLISTSPSGDYVVIDNQGNKTEVPKADVDELSPSKTSIMPTGLLDQLTAEEIGDLMTYLKANKASSKTQVATQPSGTSVR from the coding sequence ATGTCGACTACCCCCAAAACTCCTTGGTTGTTGCTAATCGCCGTCGCCCTGCTCGTGACCGGAGCTCCCAGCTTCGTGCATGCCCAGGCCACGCAACCTCAATGGATCTGGGCCACGCAGCACCATAAAGACCAGGTTCCGGCGAGCAGCTGCTTTTTCCGTAAGAGCATCAACATTTCTCAGATGACCGGTGGTCAAATCATGATCACCGCTGACGATGAATATGAGCTCTGGATAAACGGAAAAAAAATCGCAGAAGACAATAACTGGCGAAATCGGCGGAAATACGACATTTCGAACCACCTGACCATCGGTGACAATGTCTTCGCCGTTCAGGTGCGAAACACGCAAGGCAACGCCGCAGGGCTCTTGGCCGAGATTACGATCTTCGGTTCCAACAACCAGAAGGTGAGCTTCCCCTCGAATTCGTCGTGGAAGACGGATCTGCGTCCGTTCCCACTCTGGCAATCGACTTTCTACAGCGATTCACGTTGGCAACGTGCTCAGGAGTTTGGTCCGGCTAACGGAACGACTCCTTGGAATAACGGACAGCCGCAGGTCGCTGCGAACACCAATAATGGTCCTCCGGTTCCTCCAGAACCATCGTTTGCTGAGAAGCCACGTCCTTCGCAGCGTCCGATTGAGGCCAAGCCAATCTCGACCGCTAAGAAGCCTCAGGCAACGCAGCCTGAGGTGGTATCGACTCCGCCTGAGAATGTCCCGGCAGAAGAATCGCGTTTCCGCATTCTGCCTGGCTTTGCGATTCAAGAGGTCATTTCGGCCGAGAAGACCGGCGCGCTGATCTCGATGACCTTCAATGAATTCGGCAACATCATCGCCTCGAAAGAAGGCGGCGACCTGATGCTGATCTACGATTCCAACGATGATGGTGTCGTCGATGCACAGCGGGTTTACAACGACACGATCAAAAACGTCCAAGGTATTTTGCCACTCAACGGCGATTTGTTCGTCGTTGGCGAAGGCTCCGAAGGAACGGGCCTCTACAAGCTGAGCGATACCGATGGAGACGGCGACGTCGAAGAGGTTGCAACGCTGGTTACTTTCAACGGAGCGATCGGTGAGCACGGCCCGCACGGTCTGGCCTTGGGACCGGACGGATTGATTTACATGGTGGCCGGTAACGACACCAAGCTCGAGTCCGACGTCGATGAAAAGAGCCCTCACCGCCACTTCTATGAAGGGGACCTTGTCCCACGGTTTGAGGATCCAGGCGGTCATGCAGTGGGAGTGAAAGCCCCAGGCGGCATGGTCCTGCGTACCGACATTGAAGGGCAGAAGGTCGAGATCGTCGCTGGCGGTATTCGCAATGCTTACGACCTGGCATTCAATCGCAACGGCGACCTGTTCATTCACGACAGCGATATGGAATGGGACGAAGGTTTGGTCTGGCACCGTCCGACCCGCCTCTACCAGGTTTCGCCCGGCTCCGATTTCGGTTGGAGAAGCGGTTGGGCGAAGTGGCCAAATTACTATCCTGACTGTGTTCCGCCGATTCTGGAAACCGGAGCTGGTTCTCCGACCGGCTTAGTCGTTTACGATCACTTCAAGTATCCAGCGAAGTATCAGAACCGCCTGTTTGTTACCGACTGGGCCAATGGCCGCATTAGCACGGTATCACTGACCCCAGATGGCGCTGGCTATGTTGCCAAGAGCGAAGCACTGCTCGAAGGCAAGCCAATGAACGTGACCGATCTGGAAGTTGGTCCCGATGGCTGGGTCTACTTCACGACCGGTGGCCGTGGCACCGAAGGCGGACTTTATCGAATTGTCTACAAGGGAGACATCCCTGAAGGAAGCGACGACCTGGGCAAGGGAATCGCTCAGGCAATCCGTCATCCTCAGCCACAAAGTGCTTGGGGTCGGCAGAAGATCGCCGAGATTCAATCCGATTTGGGTGACTTGTGGAATCCACAGATCCAAGGTGTTGCGATCGCGAAAGAGAATCCTTCGTACTATCGCACCCGTGCACTTGATTTGATGCAGTTATATGGTCCGTCGCCGACGCTTAGCATGCTGCTTGAGTTGACTGAGGATGACAATGCCGAAGTGTGCCAAAAGGCAATCTCGCTTTTGATTAACTACCCAGGCAGCGAGGCGACCGATCGTTTACGCGAATTGCTAGAGCACAAAAGCTCGGCCGTTCGTCGAGAAGCATGTGAAACGCTCTGCGAGATTCGTGGTACGGTAAACTACGAGGAACTACGACCTTTGTTGTCTGCTGAAGATCGACGCGAAGCCTATTCGGCTCGTCGCTTGCTCGAGAACCAGCCGGTTGAAAACTGGATCGAAGATGCTTTGATTGCCGATTCGGCAACGCTGTTCAACACCGGTTGCATCGCTGCTCTTGTGTCTCAGCCGTCACATGACATCGCTTTGAAGATCGCCTTGCGAGCTCAGAAGCGTTTGGATGACTACCTGAGCGATGAAGAATTCCTATCGATGCTGCGTGTCATTCAGTTGGCGATCGACCGTGGAAGCCTCAACGAAAGCGAGGTGCCAGGTCTGGCAGACCGATTGGCCAGCGAGTTTCCCGCAGCCGACCACAAGATGAATCGCGAATTGATTCGCACGCTGGCACACTTCCGCGTATCCGATATCACCGACCGCTACATCGCCCACCTCGACAGTAAGCTGCCGGCCGCTGAGCGTTTGAATTTGGCTATGCACATGTCCTTCATTGAAGAAGGATGGACCAGCGAACAGAAGCTGAAACTGCTAGGTCATCTGGAAAGCGGCTTGAAGATCGAAGGCGGCGAAGGGCTGCGTGGCTACATCGAAACGAGCACGAAGCAATTTGTGAAATGCTTGACGCCAGAAGAACAGTACGTGGCGCTGACCATGGGACACATGTGGCCCAACGCAGCCTTGGCCGTTCTGTTTGAATTGCCAGAGCATCCCAGCGACCAGGTTCTCGCCATTCTTCGCATGATCGACGAAGAGCTCATCGGCGACGAAACAACGGTCGCAACCCGCATGCGAAAGGGTATCGTTGCGATCCTGGCCGGTAACGGCACACCAGAAAACATGGCCTATTTGCGAAAAGCATTTGATCGCGAACCGGAACGCCGGGCATCGATCGCTTTCGGTCTGGCCCAGCAACCCGAAGGGAAGAACTTCTCGTACCTGGTCAAAGCCATTCCTGTTCTCGAAGGTGACTTTGCCACCAACGTGATTCAGAAGCTCACCCAAGGCACACAAACCGAGAGCGATCCCGAAACGCTTCGTCAGCTGATCATGCTGGGCTTGCGCTCGGACGACACCTGCAAACAAGCTGTCAATCAGCTTTTGGTCAAGTGGACCGGTGAAACGGCGGCATCGCCAGCCGATCCATTCGAGAAGCAGATGCAGTCGTGGCAGGGTTGGTTTGCTGAAAGCTACCCGGATCTTCCGGAAGCGAAGCTGGTCGACAACAAGTCGAGTAACTGGGACCTGGAAGAACTGCTTGAGTTCCTGAGCTCCGACGATTACCACGGTGGGGATGCGACCTCCGGGGCGTTGATCTTCAAGAAGGCCCAGTGTGCTGCCTGTCACCGCATGGGCGGAGCTGGCGAGGCGATCGGCCCAGACCTGACAGAAGTTGCCCGACGCTTCCAGAAGAAGCAGATCCTGGAATCAATTCTGTTCCCATCGCACGTGATTTCCGATCAGTACGCGACCAAGCAGATCCTGACGATCGACGGTAAGATCCTGTCCGGCTTGATCTCGACCAGCCCGAGCGGAGATTACGTCGTCATCGACAACCAAGGCAACAAGACCGAAGTGCCTAAGGCCGACGTCGATGAACTGTCGCCATCGAAGACCAGCATTATGCCGACTGGACTGTTGGATCAACTGACTGCCGAAGAGATCGGCGACCTGATGACTTACCTCAAGGCCAACAAAGCCTCGTCGAAGACCCAGGTCGCGACTCAGCCAAGCGGCACATCGGTTCGCTAG
- a CDS encoding TIGR00730 family Rossman fold protein, which yields MSRFEETDAEDLSSDKDERREIEIKSLLDQIRQTADKLQRDAATRGDLKLLSRSLKELRYAFKVFTPFRDKRKVTIFGSARTLPDHPTYQTAADFAEQMAKDDWLVITGAGSGIMEAGHRGAGRANSMGLNIMLPFEQQANPVIHGDEKLVNMKYFFTRKLMFVKECDAVVCLPGGFGTLDEAFEVLTLVQTGKRDIFPIVLLDAPGGTYWKALDDFIRAALHEGGMISPEDFALYKVTDKIEEAVGEIEQFYKVYHSMRYVRKQLVIRTMTPIAESLLNDIRTEFQDILSEGTFEVRDALPEEDEPELEDMPRLVFTFNRRNLGRLRILVDCLNAGSMEPAGRDFT from the coding sequence TTGAGTCGATTTGAAGAAACGGATGCCGAGGACCTTTCGTCGGACAAGGATGAACGCCGCGAGATTGAGATTAAGAGCCTTCTCGATCAGATTCGACAGACTGCGGATAAACTGCAACGCGACGCTGCGACACGCGGCGACCTTAAGCTGCTCTCACGTTCGCTGAAAGAACTACGCTACGCGTTCAAAGTCTTCACCCCATTTCGGGACAAACGCAAAGTCACGATCTTTGGCTCTGCGCGCACGCTGCCTGACCACCCGACCTACCAAACGGCCGCCGACTTCGCCGAGCAGATGGCGAAAGATGATTGGCTGGTCATTACCGGTGCCGGAAGTGGCATTATGGAAGCCGGCCATCGTGGTGCCGGACGCGCCAATTCGATGGGCTTGAACATCATGCTCCCCTTCGAGCAGCAAGCCAATCCCGTGATCCACGGCGACGAAAAACTCGTGAATATGAAGTACTTCTTCACACGCAAGCTGATGTTTGTGAAGGAGTGCGATGCCGTGGTCTGTTTGCCAGGCGGCTTCGGCACGCTCGATGAAGCCTTCGAAGTCTTAACCTTGGTGCAAACCGGCAAACGCGACATCTTTCCGATCGTTCTCCTGGATGCCCCCGGTGGAACGTACTGGAAAGCACTCGACGACTTCATTCGTGCGGCACTGCACGAGGGCGGTATGATCTCGCCAGAAGACTTCGCGTTGTATAAGGTCACTGACAAGATTGAAGAAGCGGTCGGCGAGATCGAGCAGTTTTACAAGGTGTACCACAGCATGCGGTACGTCCGAAAGCAGTTGGTCATCCGCACGATGACGCCGATTGCCGAATCGCTGCTAAACGACATACGAACGGAATTTCAAGACATCCTCAGCGAAGGGACGTTCGAAGTTCGGGATGCTCTACCGGAAGAAGACGAGCCAGAATTGGAAGACATGCCACGACTTGTCTTTACATTCAACCGCCGCAACCTGGGCCGGCTACGGATCCTCGTCGATTGCCTCAACGCCGGCTCAATGGAACCGGCGGGCAGAGACTTCACATAA
- a CDS encoding STAS domain-containing protein, with the protein MVNILRQKDITILDFGPEYANLDEASLSNVVQQIVEVAKHTSPPLVVIDLSHTESIGSFFIQFLIRIWKLIKKRGGKLVIAGLSEDCLNVLKRSKIESLWQRYPTREAAAEALKDAE; encoded by the coding sequence ATGGTTAACATCCTCCGCCAGAAAGACATCACGATACTCGACTTTGGGCCCGAGTATGCGAACTTAGACGAAGCAAGTCTAAGTAACGTCGTTCAGCAAATCGTCGAAGTGGCGAAACACACTTCGCCCCCTCTGGTCGTCATCGATCTTTCTCATACCGAATCGATTGGCTCGTTCTTCATCCAATTCCTGATCCGAATTTGGAAGCTGATCAAGAAACGTGGTGGAAAACTCGTGATCGCGGGTCTTAGTGAAGACTGCTTGAATGTCCTGAAGCGGTCGAAGATCGAATCACTATGGCAACGCTATCCAACTCGCGAAGCAGCGGCCGAAGCGTTGAAAGACGCTGAATAG
- a CDS encoding (2Fe-2S)-binding protein — protein MNPDDELCLCFHVTKRKVQNFCRIEKPRRASQLSECGGAGTGCGWCRPFLQRIFENQQRSEAEELPSAEEYQASRAVYIREKKNRNDNEP, from the coding sequence ATGAATCCAGATGACGAATTGTGCCTTTGCTTCCACGTGACTAAACGCAAAGTCCAGAACTTTTGTCGGATTGAAAAACCGCGTAGAGCTTCTCAGCTTTCCGAGTGTGGCGGCGCCGGAACCGGGTGTGGTTGGTGCCGCCCCTTTCTTCAGAGGATCTTCGAGAACCAGCAAAGGTCTGAAGCAGAAGAACTTCCCAGCGCAGAAGAATATCAAGCCAGTCGCGCGGTATACATTCGCGAAAAGAAGAATCGCAACGACAACGAACCTTAG
- a CDS encoding M20/M25/M40 family metallo-hydrolase, translating into MLSASQKDRALQLVQDLMAIPGVSGEEAEVAARVRQELLSVGVPEEAITHDTAHTRCPIPHSTTGNLIVSLLGNRPGPHRLLMAHMDTVPICVGARPKVQDGMLVPQDAHTGLGADDRAGVATVLFAATELLAQKIPHGPLTLLFTVQEEIGLQGARFLEVEKLGNPDLAFNWDGGNPAKLTIGAIGGYRMTIDIHGLASHAGVAPEKGVSAITVAGIAINKLHEQGLLGKISQGELSGTSNIGVIQGGNATNVVADHVQLRAEVRSHQKETIEILVDRFEQAFQQAATEVQNNSNHMAKVEFDGDLNYEPFAMSPETPSVQAASDVLSGLGMDPAKSIANGGLDANWLYLHGIPAVTLGCGQLNQHMTSEMLDIDQFHTACEVALQIASGKGSAE; encoded by the coding sequence ATGCTATCCGCTTCGCAGAAAGATCGCGCTCTTCAGCTTGTTCAAGATCTCATGGCCATCCCTGGGGTCAGTGGAGAAGAAGCCGAGGTCGCCGCAAGGGTCCGCCAGGAACTTCTATCGGTAGGCGTACCGGAAGAGGCCATCACGCACGACACCGCACACACGCGTTGCCCGATTCCGCACAGCACAACCGGCAACCTGATTGTCTCGCTGCTGGGAAATCGTCCCGGACCGCATCGCTTGCTGATGGCTCATATGGATACGGTCCCCATCTGTGTCGGCGCTCGTCCCAAAGTTCAAGACGGGATGTTAGTCCCCCAGGATGCACATACCGGACTCGGCGCCGATGACCGGGCAGGCGTAGCGACGGTGCTCTTTGCGGCCACCGAACTCCTCGCTCAAAAGATTCCGCATGGACCGCTGACCTTGCTCTTCACCGTTCAGGAAGAGATCGGCCTTCAAGGTGCCAGATTTTTGGAAGTCGAAAAGCTTGGTAATCCCGATTTGGCATTCAATTGGGACGGAGGAAATCCTGCCAAGCTCACCATCGGTGCGATTGGCGGCTATCGAATGACGATTGATATTCATGGCCTAGCGAGTCACGCTGGCGTCGCTCCTGAGAAAGGCGTCAGCGCCATCACCGTTGCGGGCATTGCGATCAACAAACTGCACGAGCAAGGACTGCTGGGAAAGATTTCGCAGGGCGAGCTTTCCGGGACAAGCAATATCGGCGTCATTCAAGGTGGAAACGCAACCAATGTCGTTGCGGATCACGTGCAACTTCGAGCCGAAGTTCGTAGTCACCAAAAGGAGACGATTGAAATCCTTGTTGACCGTTTTGAACAAGCATTTCAACAGGCAGCCACCGAGGTACAAAACAACTCAAATCACATGGCTAAGGTCGAGTTTGATGGCGATTTAAACTACGAACCATTCGCGATGTCACCCGAAACACCAAGTGTCCAAGCGGCAAGTGACGTCCTTAGCGGGCTCGGAATGGATCCCGCTAAGTCGATTGCCAATGGTGGCCTCGATGCCAATTGGCTTTACTTGCATGGCATCCCGGCGGTAACCCTGGGGTGCGGTCAACTCAATCAGCATATGACCAGTGAGATGCTGGACATTGATCAATTTCATACGGCCTGCGAAGTCGCCCTTCAAATCGCTTCTGGAAAGGGTTCTGCCGAATGA
- a CDS encoding response regulator transcription factor: MMLAKSNSKPSYPRVLVVDDDDAIMRAVARVLDSDESIQIIGQTTHAQAALAMVESTKPDVVLMDIHMHGMDPFLACKQITKASRGQAKVLFYTGFPKDNYLDRCLEVGAAGIVSKHTESLRNLAFAIRHVAAGNTYFSPEIDQRLVQREDGVPSSRLATLTDREVGVLRELSLGRTQSEIAEALDISERTVNKTVGDLKSKLEVQTINEMLIFAVNEGLVHPELQFVQRRDANADS; this comes from the coding sequence ATGATGCTTGCAAAGAGCAACTCCAAACCTTCCTACCCGCGCGTACTGGTAGTCGACGACGACGACGCCATCATGCGTGCCGTAGCGCGCGTTCTAGATTCCGACGAATCGATTCAGATCATCGGACAAACGACGCACGCGCAAGCCGCACTAGCGATGGTTGAGTCGACCAAGCCGGATGTGGTCCTCATGGACATTCACATGCATGGCATGGATCCGTTCTTGGCCTGTAAGCAGATTACCAAAGCGAGTCGCGGCCAGGCGAAGGTTCTCTTCTATACGGGATTCCCAAAAGACAACTACCTGGACCGATGCTTAGAGGTCGGTGCGGCGGGGATCGTTTCCAAGCACACAGAGTCGCTGCGCAATCTCGCGTTTGCCATTCGCCATGTGGCTGCCGGCAATACGTATTTCTCGCCAGAGATCGATCAGCGACTGGTGCAACGTGAAGACGGGGTGCCCTCATCACGACTGGCAACACTTACGGATCGTGAAGTGGGTGTCCTGCGTGAACTATCCCTCGGGCGGACGCAATCGGAAATCGCCGAGGCCTTGGACATCAGCGAGCGCACCGTCAACAAGACCGTTGGTGATTTGAAATCGAAGCTGGAAGTCCAAACGATCAACGAAATGCTCATATTCGCGGTCAACGAAGGACTTGTACATCCGGAGCTACAATTCGTTCAGCGTCGTGATGCCAACGCTGACTCCTAG